In one Nostoc sp. KVJ3 genomic region, the following are encoded:
- a CDS encoding four helix bundle protein encodes MSEINDFKDLKIWQKGMDIAEKCYLLTKAFPKDELYGMVQQIRRSAASIPANIAEGYGRRSTAEYIRFLNISQGSINELETHIILSHRVKLCTHTDIESIISLLREESRMIIALIKKLKQ; translated from the coding sequence ATGTCAGAAATTAATGATTTTAAAGACTTAAAGATTTGGCAAAAAGGCATGGACATCGCCGAAAAATGTTATTTATTGACTAAAGCTTTTCCTAAAGATGAGTTGTATGGGATGGTACAACAAATTAGAAGGTCTGCGGCATCTATTCCAGCTAATATAGCAGAAGGTTATGGAAGAAGATCAACGGCTGAATATATCAGATTTCTTAATATTTCCCAAGGCTCAATTAACGAATTAGAAACACATATTATTTTATCTCATAGAGTAAAATTATGTACTCATACAGATATAGAATCGATTATTTCTTTACTACGAGAAGAGAGTCGAATGATTATTGCTCTTATTAAAAAACTAAAACAATGA
- a CDS encoding beta-ketoacyl reductase, with protein sequence MAASEEGQAWLAQNGVRALSPEMAIAALDYLMGTTNVQTVVADMEWQRFKQLYQTKGRGLLFGDIETQAQPQPQTSERRTEIWQRLSEVELASDRQEILTAYFQQELAQVLQLNLSTQITTVNIEQPLDTMGLDSLMMLELRNQVQRDLEVDIPMVKLMEGITLSELSTLVNEQLSENLKNTTNQETINLEEKNDDWIELEI encoded by the coding sequence ATGGCTGCTTCCGAAGAGGGTCAAGCTTGGCTAGCTCAAAATGGTGTCAGAGCGTTATCACCAGAAATGGCGATCGCTGCTCTAGATTACCTCATGGGAACAACTAACGTGCAAACCGTTGTTGCAGACATGGAATGGCAGCGATTTAAGCAACTCTACCAAACCAAAGGACGAGGATTGTTGTTTGGGGACATTGAAACTCAGGCACAACCCCAACCGCAAACTTCAGAGCGGCGAACCGAGATTTGGCAACGCTTAAGCGAAGTCGAGTTAGCAAGCGATCGCCAAGAAATTTTAACAGCTTATTTCCAGCAAGAATTAGCACAGGTGTTGCAATTAAATTTATCGACTCAAATAACTACCGTTAACATTGAGCAGCCCCTAGATACGATGGGTCTTGATTCTTTGATGATGTTAGAGTTACGCAACCAAGTTCAGAGAGATTTAGAGGTTGACATTCCAATGGTTAAATTGATGGAGGGAATTACGCTTTCAGAATTAAGTACGCTTGTCAATGAACAGTTATCAGAGAATTTAAAAAATACTACTAATCAAGAAACAATCAATTTAGAGGAAAAAAATGATGATTGGATTGAATTAGAAATCTAG
- a CDS encoding IS4 family transposase, which produces MVEDEVIAEQLERLLTPAITNQENYYRKLGLRERILNLPLMMAAVLTLLWRDVAGVRELTRMLARDGFLWCNPTKVSQQAVSQRFLTFPSELFEKVFKDLLPSLRAAWHSRNKRPLPESIQFTLLKFEKIWIVDGSTLEALFRKIQSLEEAQRGQLAGKMSTVIDLMTRLPVEIWFEENPKASDTKLEENILNLVRAGTLLLLDRGFYHFNFWHQLIENKVDFITRIKKGAAIKVEQVLTDSYGLRDRKIRLGSGTKKTPFITLRLIEVRSGKTWHSYLTSVLDPHVLPPYVVADLYRRRWRIEDAFNIVKRLLGLSYLWTGSINGIKLQIWATWLFYAVLVDLGDAVADELSLPFDEISLEMIYRGLYHFTMAHQKGNTTDTIKYFADPQNRDLGIIKQKRKPNVKLIVAPFPDLQRGSDQFFFSDSLKAS; this is translated from the coding sequence ATGGTGGAAGACGAAGTAATTGCAGAGCAACTGGAAAGATTACTGACACCAGCGATTACAAATCAAGAAAATTACTACCGAAAACTAGGACTCAGGGAACGGATACTGAATTTACCATTGATGATGGCTGCGGTGCTGACCTTGTTATGGAGAGATGTAGCAGGAGTCAGGGAACTGACAAGAATGTTAGCCAGAGACGGTTTTCTGTGGTGTAATCCCACAAAAGTTAGTCAACAAGCAGTATCACAGAGATTTTTGACATTTCCATCAGAATTATTTGAAAAAGTATTTAAAGATTTATTGCCTAGTTTGAGAGCGGCTTGGCATAGTAGAAATAAACGTCCATTACCAGAAAGTATTCAGTTTACATTATTAAAATTCGAGAAAATTTGGATAGTAGACGGGTCAACACTGGAGGCATTGTTTAGGAAAATACAAAGTTTAGAGGAAGCTCAAAGAGGACAATTAGCAGGAAAGATGAGTACAGTCATTGATTTAATGACCAGATTACCTGTAGAAATTTGGTTTGAAGAAAATCCTAAAGCTTCTGATACTAAACTAGAAGAAAATATCCTAAATTTAGTTAGAGCCGGAACTTTACTCTTATTAGATAGAGGTTTTTATCACTTTAACTTTTGGCATCAATTAATCGAGAATAAAGTTGACTTTATTACCAGAATAAAGAAAGGAGCAGCAATCAAAGTAGAACAGGTGTTGACAGATAGTTATGGACTGCGAGACCGGAAGATACGTCTCGGTTCTGGCACTAAAAAGACTCCGTTTATAACTTTACGTTTGATTGAAGTAAGGTCGGGAAAAACATGGCATTCTTATTTAACCAGCGTCCTAGACCCTCATGTTTTACCCCCTTATGTAGTAGCAGATTTATATCGGCGGCGTTGGCGAATTGAAGATGCTTTTAATATAGTCAAAAGACTCTTGGGGTTAAGTTATTTATGGACAGGTTCAATTAATGGAATTAAGTTACAAATTTGGGCGACGTGGTTATTTTATGCGGTTTTAGTAGATTTAGGTGATGCCGTAGCGGATGAACTCTCTCTACCCTTTGATGAAATCTCATTAGAAATGATTTATCGTGGTCTTTACCATTTTACAATGGCTCATCAAAAAGGTAACACAACAGATACTATTAAGTATTTTGCTGACCCTCAAAATCGAGATTTAGGTATTATCAAACAGAAGCGAAAACCAAACGTTAAGTTAATTGTCGCTCCTTTTCCTGATCTCCAACGAGGGTCTGACCAGTTTTTTTTCAGCGATTCTCTCAAAGCCTCTTGA